A single genomic interval of Pyrus communis chromosome 5, drPyrComm1.1, whole genome shotgun sequence harbors:
- the LOC137733703 gene encoding chorismate synthase, chloroplastic-like isoform X1: MASSLASKPFLGGASRTDGFSGLCSSSSDLRTLSSSSVQFVIRPRTPNKLQVQAAGNTTGNHFRVTTFGESHGGGVGCVIDGCPPRMPLSAEDLQGDLDRRRPGQSRITTPRKETDTCRILSGVHEGVTTGTPILVLVPNTDQRGRDYDEMSVAYRPSHADRTYDQKYGIRSVQGGGRSSARETIGRVAAGALAKKILKAFSGTEVLAYVSQVQKVVLPEELVDHHNLTLDQIESNIVRCPDPEYAEKMIAAIDAVRVKGQSIGGVVTCIVKNCPPGLGSPVFDKLEAEFAKAVMSLPATKGFEIGSGFAGTFLTGSEHNDEFYLDDQGKIRTRTNRSGGTQGGLSNGEIINMRIAFKPTATIGKKQNTVTRDKKEMELIARGRHDPCVVPRAVPMVEAAIALVLVDQLMADFAQCHMFPINPDLQDPVPQPMVDLQDLVPPPIVEAAEAAGVHI; the protein is encoded by the exons ATGGCTTCCTCTCTTGCATCCAAGCCATTCCTCGGAGGAGCTTCAAGGACCGATGGCTTTTCTGGGTTGTGCTCCTCCTCCTCTGATCTCCGAACCCTCTCGTCCTCCTCCGTTCAATTTGTGATCCGCCCGAGAACCCCCAACAAACTCC AGGTGCAGGCAGCTGGGAACACTACCGGAAATCATTTTCGTGTTACAACTTTTGGAGAATCtcatggtggtggtgttggttgTGTAATTGATGGATGCCCTCCTCGTATGCCCCTCTCTGCAGAAGATTTGCAAGGGGACCTTGACAGAAG GAGGCCAGGTCAGAGTCGAATTACTACTCCTAGGAAGGAAACTGACACATGCCGAATACTTTCGGGAGTTCATGAAG GAGTGACAACTGGGACACCAATTCTTGTGCTTGTACCCAATACTGATCAGAGAGGACGT GATTATGATGAAATGTCAGTAGCATATAGGCCTTCACATGCAGATCGAACTTATGACCAGAAGTATGGAATCAGATCAGTGCAG GGCGGTGGTAGATCTTCTGCTAGAGAAACAATTGGAAGAGTTGCTGCTGGAGCCCTTGCCAAGAAAATCCTTAAGGCTTTCTCAGGAACTGAG GTCCTTGCTTATGTTTCACAAGTTCAGAAGGTTGTGCTTCCCGAGGAGTTGGTTGATCATCACAATTTGACACTTGATCAG ATAGAGAGTAATATCGTTAGGTGCCCAGATCCTGAATATGCAGAGAAGATGATTGCTGCCATTGATGCTGTTAGGGTGAAAGGGCAATCTATTGGTGGTGTTGTCACATGCATTGTTAAAAATTGCCCACCC GGGCTTGGTTCGCCAGTCTTTGATAAACTTGAAGCTGAATTTGCTAAAGCTGTAATGTCATTACCTGCAACAAAGGGATTTGAAATTGGAAGTGGATTTGCAG GCACCTTTTTAACTGGGAGTGAACATAATGATGAATTCTATTTAGATGATCAAGGAAAAATCAGGACAAGAACAAACCGCTCTGGTGGGACACAg GGAGGACTATCCAATGGGGAAATTATAAACATGAGAATAGCCTTCAAGCCAACAGCTACTATTGGA AAGAAGCAGAATACAGTGACTAGAGATAAAAAAGAGATGGAACTAATAGCCCGTGGTCGCCATGATCCCTGTGTTGTTCCGCGAG CTGTGCCGATGGTGGAAGCTGCAATAGCCCTTGTGCTGGTGGACCAACTAATGGCAGATTTTGCACAGTGTCACATGTTTCCTATCAATCCCGACCTACAAGACCCTGTGCCACAGCCAATGGTTGACCTACAAGACCTTGTGCCGCCGCCAATTGTTGAAGCAGCGGAGGCAGCTGGTGTGCATATTTGA
- the LOC137733703 gene encoding chorismate synthase, chloroplastic-like isoform X2, whose amino-acid sequence MASSLASKPFLGGASRTDGFSGLCSSSSDLRTLSSSSVQFVIRPRTPNKLQVQAAGNTTGNHFRVTTFGESHGGGVGCVIDGCPPRMPLSAEDLQGDLDRRRPGQSRITTPRKETDTCRILSGVHEGVTTGTPILVLVPNTDQRGRDYDEMSVAYRPSHADRTYDQKYGIRSVQGGGRSSARETIGRVAAGALAKKILKAFSGTEVLAYVSQVQKVVLPEELVDHHNLTLDQIESNIVRCPDPEYAEKMIAAIDAVRVKGQSIGGVVTCIVKNCPPGLGSPVFDKLEAEFAKAVMSLPATKGFEIGSGFAGTFLTGSEHNDEFYLDDQGKIRTRTNRSGGTQGGLSNGEIINMRIAFKPTATIGGYF is encoded by the exons ATGGCTTCCTCTCTTGCATCCAAGCCATTCCTCGGAGGAGCTTCAAGGACCGATGGCTTTTCTGGGTTGTGCTCCTCCTCCTCTGATCTCCGAACCCTCTCGTCCTCCTCCGTTCAATTTGTGATCCGCCCGAGAACCCCCAACAAACTCC AGGTGCAGGCAGCTGGGAACACTACCGGAAATCATTTTCGTGTTACAACTTTTGGAGAATCtcatggtggtggtgttggttgTGTAATTGATGGATGCCCTCCTCGTATGCCCCTCTCTGCAGAAGATTTGCAAGGGGACCTTGACAGAAG GAGGCCAGGTCAGAGTCGAATTACTACTCCTAGGAAGGAAACTGACACATGCCGAATACTTTCGGGAGTTCATGAAG GAGTGACAACTGGGACACCAATTCTTGTGCTTGTACCCAATACTGATCAGAGAGGACGT GATTATGATGAAATGTCAGTAGCATATAGGCCTTCACATGCAGATCGAACTTATGACCAGAAGTATGGAATCAGATCAGTGCAG GGCGGTGGTAGATCTTCTGCTAGAGAAACAATTGGAAGAGTTGCTGCTGGAGCCCTTGCCAAGAAAATCCTTAAGGCTTTCTCAGGAACTGAG GTCCTTGCTTATGTTTCACAAGTTCAGAAGGTTGTGCTTCCCGAGGAGTTGGTTGATCATCACAATTTGACACTTGATCAG ATAGAGAGTAATATCGTTAGGTGCCCAGATCCTGAATATGCAGAGAAGATGATTGCTGCCATTGATGCTGTTAGGGTGAAAGGGCAATCTATTGGTGGTGTTGTCACATGCATTGTTAAAAATTGCCCACCC GGGCTTGGTTCGCCAGTCTTTGATAAACTTGAAGCTGAATTTGCTAAAGCTGTAATGTCATTACCTGCAACAAAGGGATTTGAAATTGGAAGTGGATTTGCAG GCACCTTTTTAACTGGGAGTGAACATAATGATGAATTCTATTTAGATGATCAAGGAAAAATCAGGACAAGAACAAACCGCTCTGGTGGGACACAg GGAGGACTATCCAATGGGGAAATTATAAACATGAGAATAGCCTTCAAGCCAACAGCTACTATTGGA Ggatatttttga
- the LOC137735642 gene encoding aminodeoxychorismate synthase, chloroplastic-like gives MNFTLCSSSSELRYTFVEGLPCTNKNMVDSEPFVKVDKFNKKDSTRASNHNARKLLMSSNLMPQRLKGSNMGRKHLKEPGRKLEFVRTLLIDNYDSYTYNIYQELSVINGVPPVVVRNDELTWKDIRYYLYEENAFDNVVISPGPGSPACPADIGICLQVLLECWDIPILGVCLGHQALGYVHGAKVVHASEPVHGRLSEIEHNRCKLFNDIPSGHNSGFKVVRYHSLVVDAESLPDELIPIAWTYSRDALSFIETQKSDVPSEFAVGSFPTKPKNGSFSPFSCSGKVRSEKVLMGIVHSTRPHYGLQFHPESIATFHGRQIFKNFREITEDYWLNSRASFIKKRNFDYTACMQMPNASRLLTEVPRHRQLVSNSDGQLYNKISRRKNSESNTSSSGAVNMVNLLHPGIGIKYLKLRWKRFKHLAGQVGGAKNIFCALFGHHKAENTFWLDSSSIEKRRARFSFMGGKGGTLWKQLTYKLSDRSDTTLKGSGFLSVEDAQGSNRNTFLEEGFLDFLKKELMSFRYDEKDYEGLPFEFHGGYIGYMGYSLKVECGASSNCHKSRTPDACFFFADNLVVIDHCSDDVYILSINKECTSTIPWLDNTEQKLLRLKASATNEGEEPTLQAFRSSQYQGSFVVDKSREQYIKDVDRCLEYIKDGESYELCLTTQMRKRIGEMDSLGLYLHLREKNPAPYAAWLNFSKEKLCVCCSSPERFLRLDRNGVLEAKPIKGTIARGATLEEDEQRKLQLQYSEKDQAENLMIVDLLRNDLGRVCEPGSVHVPHLMDVESYATVHTMVSTIRGKKRSDVSAVDCVRAAFPGGSMTGAPKLRSMELLDSIETSPRGIYSGSIGFFSYNQTFDLNIVIRTVVVHEGEASIGAGGAIVALSNPEDEYDEMMLKTSAPAKAVTEFL, from the exons ATGAATTTCACTTTGTGTTCGTCATCTTCGGAGCTCAGATATACTTTTGTTGAGGGGTTGCCATGTACAAACAAGAATATGGTGGACTCTGAGCCTTTTGTGAAGGTTGATAAGTTCAATAAGAAGGATAGTACTCGAGCATCTAATCACAATGCTAGAAAGCTGTTGATGTCTAGCAATTTGATGCCTCAGCGCTTAAAAGGATCCAATATGGGAAGGAAACATCTCAAGGAACCTGGTCGGAAACTGGAATTTGTGAGGACATTGCTGATTGACAACTATGACAGCTACACATACAATATATACCAGGAGCTGTCTGTCATTAATGGGG TGCCTCCTGTGGTCGTGCGGAATGATGAATTGACATGGAAAGACATTCGCTATTACTTGTATGAAGAAAATGCTTTTGACAATGTTGTTATATCACCTGGACCTGGTTCGCCAGCATGTCCAGCAGACATAG GAATATGTCTTCAGGTGCTGCTTGAATGCTGGGATATCCCTATTTTGGGCGTTTGCCTTGGACATCAG GCTTTGGGTTATGTGCATGGTGCTAAAGTTGTCCACGCATCTGAACCAGTCCATGGACGGCTGAG TGAAATTGAACACAACAGGTGCAAACTTTTCAATGATATCCCTTCCGGCCACAACTCAGGATTTAAG GTGGTTCGGTACCATTCACTTGTTGTAGATGCTGAATCCCTCCCAGATGAACTCATTCCTATAGCATGGACTTACTCCAGGGATGCACTTTCTTTTATTGAAACCCAGAAGTCTGATGTTCCCTCAGAATTTGCTGTGGGATCTTttccaacaaaaccaaaaaatggAAGTTTTTCGCCTTTCAGTTGTTCTGGCAAAGTGCGGAGCGAAAAGGTTCTCATGGGCATTGTGCATTCTACCCGGCCTCATTATGGTTTGCAG TTCCATCCAGAGAGTATTGCGACCTTTCATGGGAGGCAGATATTCAAGAATTTTAGAGAGATCACAGAGGACTATTGGCTGAATTCGAGGGCATCATTCATCAAGAAGCGGAATTTTGATTATACAG CGTGCATGCAGATGCCCAATGCTAGTCGACTCCTCACAGAAGTTCCTAGACATAGGCAACTAGTAAGTAATTCAGATGGTCAGCTATATAACAAGATTTCTAGAAGGAAGAACAGTGAAAGTAACACAAGTTCTTCTGGTGCGGTCAATATGGTAAACCTTTTGCATCCAGGCATTGGTATTAAATATCTAAAGTTGAGATGGAAGAGATTTAAGCATTTGGCTGGTCAAGttggtggagcaaaaaataTATTCTGTGCACTGTTTGGACACCATAAAGCTGAAAATACCTTTTGGTTGGACAGTTCATCGATAGAAAAG AGAAGAGCACGGTTTTCATTTATGGGAGGAAAAGGTGGAACTCTTTGGAAGCAGTTGACCTATAAATTATCAGATAGAAG TGATACGACTTTGAAGGGCAGTGGTTTTCTATCAGTTGAGGACGCTCAAGGCTCTAACAGAAACACATTTTTGGAAGAAGGGTTTCTTGATTTTTTGAAAAAG GAGCTCATGTCATTTCGGTACGATGAAAAGGATTATGAAGGCCTTCCATTTGAATTTCATGGTGGATATATTGGTTACATGGG GTATAGCCTTAAAGTTGAATGTGGTGCATCATCTAACTGCCACAAATCCAGGACTCCAGATGCTTGCTTTTTCTTTGCTGATAATCTTGTAGTTATCGATCACTGCTCCGACGATGTTTATATACTGTCTATTAACAAAGAATGCACAAGCACGATACCATGGTTGGACAATACAGAACAAAAGCTTCTCAGGTTAAAAGCTTCTGCTACAAATGAGGGAGAGGAGCCAACCTTACAGGCTTTTCGATCTTCTCAGTATCAAGGAAGTTTTGTTGTTGATAAATCAAGAGAGCAGTATATAAAAGATGTCGACAGGTGTCTGGAATACATTAAAGATGGTGAAAGCTACGAGTTATGTCTCACAACTCAGATGAGAAAAAGAATTGGGGAAATGGACTCATTAGGACTTTACCTTCACCTTAGGGAAAAAAATCCGGCACCATATGCTGCCTGGCTTAATTTTTCAAAGGAAAAGCTTTGTGTCTGCTGTTCTTCCCCTGAGCGGTTTCTACGGTTGGATAGAAATGGTGTActagaagcaaagcccattaaGGGTACTATAGCTCGTGGTGCAACACTAGAGGAAGATGAACAACGCAAACTACAACTGCAATACAG tGAAAAGGATCAAGCTGAAAATCTGATGATTGTTGATCTTCTAAGAAATGACCTCGGCCGTGTGTGTGAGCCCGGTTCTGTTCATGTGCCCCATCTTATGGATGTAGAATCATATGCTACTGTCCATACTATGGTGAGCACAATTCGCGGGAAAAAGCGGTCAGATGTAAGTGCAGTTGACTGTGTGAGAGCAGCATTTCCAGGCGGTTCAATGACAGGTGCACCAAAATTAAGATCAATGGAACTTCTTGACTCGATCGAAACTAGTCCGCGAGGAATCTACTCAGGGTCCATTGGTTTTTTCTCATATAACCAGACATTCGATCTCAACATAGTTATCAGAACTGTTGTTGTACACGAGGGTGAAGCTTCAATAGGCGCGGGAGGAGCCATTGTTGCGTTATCAAATCCTGAAGACGAGTATGACGAAATGATGCTGAAAACGAGCGCCCCGGCAAAAGCTGTAACGGAATTCTTGTAG